A part of Cystobacter fuscus DSM 2262 genomic DNA contains:
- a CDS encoding response regulator: protein MERRVLIVESQNDFALSMATVLKSAGYQTAMAATAADAQREMEKRRPDLIVVRAELPDQSGFSLCGQIKKGKWGQNLRVLLLSSDTGADGLQQHRQTPGAADGYLSIPFEMGELASLSVDIMPPGESEQDAAPRDGAPSTPPPLKGAPTAAGAPPRLPKRERRSAITEEDRTFLERAFQSIADRKAELLAESRQLRRPPPRRDMMGTPEGKVQLLRDELKVREAQIARLSEVWNVRERELLSVEDRLHEKDVELQGLKMQVDDLLRRFNEAQQGMLQKEREHGATVDDLLLQKFSAEKDLIEVVASKEKDINVLRRSVTNLEDELSRRGGELSYLRDEYEKLEKHLNIVTLEFEVKEQGLTTTVQAHEAELGRRQQRIEEVEGELARTIGERDQRYSELTGEIQALQERLAQTEQERDTTVRTLEARALAAEQHGAQADAEIQRISAERAELEARLNEQISVLSADLARTTAEREQLQLDKDAEEQLLNQRLEERDAKVATLETELQETIARNENHEAELNANIQQQMERIGELEGEVEAAKAHLADRENELTAELEALTLARNELEAAKNAMEADFTGQVQALQETVAERDADLATLRGELDATTQTLTDTQSRLATTEETLSTTRGELDATSQTLRETQSTLTDTEDKLAQAEETLLTTRGELDATTQALTSTQATLNETQSTLTDTQDKLAQAEETLLTTRGELDATTQALTETQTTLATTQDTLAQTEESLSATRGELDATTQTLTSTQATLTDTQDKLAQAEETLLTTRGELDATTQALTETQTTLATTQDTLAQTEESLSATRGELDATTQAFTETQGQLDQTRDELAQTVQARAEREAELISANKEIARVNSLLQETEALKQAMEEELSEQLGLTRAELAETQGNLSATREALAGEQAAHVQTQQQAASTQADLESQLAQARDQGQELEEQLFLVKQELGSRVSEVTQLGSQLSQAEGERNDLQERLDTLSAESQRRIDILEQDSERKNQELSDTLQKLSGLSQERERLRGEVAARSEQLKQQEERRQHEAEQARRAQEELSRQLAGLNSELEALRKQMAARDEQLRAAAAAQSKLQSEREGLAANLSATHAQAQALQQAQAQERAEAKRAQEELNAKLSRSEARVAQLGQEAQARAAEAEERVKEAQAQLAARAKKVQEMELAVENAAGAKVRAEKELNAKLAAAEAKATDASTKLATALKERKELEAKQQKELEDLAVRQKAELERREALKAQEIARLQQSVQEKSKALKVAELELARFKTKGGAAPNTVKPAATRPPVEDDDLLATQQAVPTIAPAAPRAAPAARPGAKPAAGATAKRPAPAPAPSLADDESAPERTMIMPVPGAAAEDEADWTSLVDELDK from the coding sequence ATGGAGCGTCGCGTCCTCATTGTTGAAAGCCAGAATGACTTCGCCCTGAGCATGGCCACCGTGCTCAAGAGCGCGGGTTATCAAACGGCCATGGCGGCCACCGCCGCCGATGCTCAGCGGGAGATGGAGAAGCGGCGCCCGGATCTCATCGTGGTCCGCGCCGAGCTGCCGGACCAGTCGGGCTTTTCCCTCTGTGGGCAGATCAAGAAGGGCAAGTGGGGGCAGAACCTGCGGGTGCTGCTGCTCTCCTCGGACACGGGCGCGGACGGGCTGCAGCAGCACCGTCAGACGCCGGGCGCCGCGGACGGCTACCTCTCCATCCCCTTCGAGATGGGAGAGCTCGCGTCGCTGAGCGTGGACATCATGCCGCCGGGCGAATCCGAGCAGGATGCCGCACCGCGTGACGGCGCGCCCTCCACGCCGCCGCCGCTCAAGGGCGCCCCCACCGCCGCGGGCGCTCCGCCCCGGCTGCCCAAGCGCGAGCGCCGCAGCGCCATCACCGAGGAGGATCGCACCTTCCTCGAGCGCGCCTTCCAGTCCATCGCCGACCGCAAGGCCGAGCTGCTCGCCGAGTCGCGTCAACTCCGGCGCCCGCCGCCGCGACGCGACATGATGGGCACGCCCGAGGGCAAGGTGCAGCTGTTGCGCGATGAGTTGAAGGTGCGCGAGGCGCAGATCGCCCGGCTGTCCGAGGTGTGGAACGTGCGCGAGCGCGAGCTGCTCTCGGTCGAGGACCGCCTCCACGAGAAGGACGTGGAGCTGCAGGGCCTGAAGATGCAGGTGGATGACCTGCTGCGCCGCTTCAACGAGGCCCAGCAGGGCATGCTCCAGAAGGAGCGCGAGCACGGCGCGACCGTGGACGACCTGCTCTTGCAGAAGTTCTCCGCGGAGAAGGATCTCATCGAGGTCGTCGCCTCCAAGGAGAAGGACATCAACGTCCTGCGCCGCTCGGTGACCAACCTCGAGGACGAGCTGTCGCGTCGCGGGGGCGAGCTGAGCTATCTGCGCGACGAGTACGAGAAGCTCGAGAAGCACCTGAACATCGTCACCCTCGAGTTCGAGGTGAAGGAGCAGGGGCTCACCACGACGGTGCAGGCGCACGAGGCCGAACTCGGCCGCCGCCAGCAGCGCATCGAGGAAGTGGAAGGCGAGCTGGCGCGCACCATCGGCGAGCGCGATCAGCGCTACTCCGAGCTCACCGGGGAGATCCAGGCGCTGCAGGAGCGGCTGGCCCAGACCGAGCAGGAGCGCGACACGACCGTGCGCACCCTGGAGGCGCGCGCCCTCGCCGCCGAGCAGCATGGCGCCCAGGCGGACGCGGAGATCCAGCGCATCTCCGCCGAGCGCGCCGAGCTCGAGGCCCGGCTCAACGAGCAGATCTCCGTCCTCTCCGCGGACCTGGCGCGCACCACCGCCGAGCGCGAGCAGCTCCAGCTCGACAAGGACGCCGAGGAGCAGCTGCTCAACCAGCGCCTGGAGGAGCGCGACGCGAAGGTCGCCACGCTCGAGACCGAGCTGCAGGAGACGATCGCCCGCAACGAGAACCACGAGGCGGAGCTCAACGCCAACATCCAGCAGCAGATGGAGCGCATCGGCGAGCTGGAAGGCGAGGTCGAGGCCGCCAAGGCGCACCTGGCCGATCGCGAGAACGAGCTGACGGCCGAGCTGGAAGCGCTCACCCTGGCGCGCAACGAGCTGGAAGCCGCCAAGAACGCCATGGAGGCGGACTTCACCGGACAGGTGCAGGCGCTCCAGGAGACCGTCGCCGAGCGCGACGCGGACCTCGCCACCCTGCGCGGGGAGCTGGACGCCACCACCCAGACGCTCACCGACACCCAGTCCCGGCTGGCCACCACCGAGGAGACGCTCTCCACCACGCGCGGGGAGCTGGACGCCACCTCGCAGACGCTCCGCGAGACGCAGTCCACCCTCACCGACACCGAGGACAAGCTCGCCCAGGCCGAGGAGACGCTGCTCACCACGCGCGGCGAGCTGGACGCCACCACCCAGGCGCTCACCAGCACCCAGGCCACGCTCAACGAGACGCAGTCCACCCTCACCGACACCCAGGACAAGCTCGCGCAGGCCGAGGAGACGCTCCTCACCACGCGCGGCGAGCTGGACGCCACCACCCAGGCGCTGACCGAGACGCAGACCACCCTCGCCACCACCCAGGACACCCTGGCCCAGACCGAGGAGTCGCTCTCCGCCACGCGCGGCGAGCTGGATGCCACCACCCAGACGCTCACCAGCACCCAGGCCACCCTCACCGACACCCAGGACAAGCTCGCCCAGGCCGAGGAGACGCTCCTCACCACGCGCGGTGAGCTGGACGCCACCACCCAGGCGCTGACCGAGACGCAGACCACCCTCGCCACCACCCAGGACACCCTGGCCCAGACCGAGGAGTCGCTCTCCGCCACGCGTGGCGAGCTGGATGCCACCACCCAGGCCTTCACCGAGACCCAGGGCCAGCTGGATCAGACCCGCGACGAGCTCGCCCAGACCGTGCAGGCGCGCGCCGAGCGCGAGGCCGAGCTGATCTCCGCGAACAAGGAGATCGCCCGCGTCAACAGCCTCCTCCAGGAGACCGAGGCCCTCAAGCAGGCCATGGAGGAGGAGCTGTCCGAGCAGCTCGGCCTCACGCGCGCCGAGCTGGCCGAGACCCAGGGCAACCTCTCCGCCACGCGCGAGGCGCTCGCGGGTGAACAGGCCGCCCACGTGCAGACCCAGCAGCAGGCGGCCAGCACCCAGGCCGACCTGGAGTCCCAGCTCGCCCAGGCGCGCGATCAGGGTCAGGAGCTCGAGGAGCAGCTCTTCCTCGTCAAGCAGGAGCTGGGCAGCCGCGTCTCCGAGGTCACCCAGCTCGGCTCGCAGCTCTCGCAGGCCGAGGGGGAGCGCAACGACCTGCAGGAGCGGCTCGACACGCTCAGCGCCGAGTCCCAGCGCCGCATCGACATCCTCGAGCAGGACTCCGAGCGAAAGAACCAGGAGCTGTCCGACACCCTCCAGAAGCTCAGCGGCCTGTCGCAGGAGCGCGAGCGTCTGCGCGGCGAGGTGGCCGCCCGCTCCGAGCAGCTCAAGCAGCAGGAGGAGCGCCGCCAGCACGAGGCGGAGCAGGCGCGCCGCGCCCAGGAAGAGCTGTCCCGTCAGCTCGCCGGCCTCAACTCGGAGCTGGAGGCCCTGCGCAAGCAGATGGCCGCCCGCGACGAGCAACTGCGCGCCGCCGCCGCCGCCCAGTCCAAGCTCCAGTCCGAGCGCGAGGGCCTCGCGGCCAACCTCTCCGCGACCCACGCCCAGGCCCAGGCCCTCCAGCAGGCCCAGGCCCAGGAGCGCGCCGAGGCGAAGCGTGCCCAGGAGGAGCTGAACGCGAAGCTGTCTCGCTCCGAGGCCCGTGTGGCCCAGCTCGGCCAGGAAGCCCAGGCCCGCGCCGCCGAGGCCGAGGAGCGCGTCAAGGAGGCCCAGGCCCAGCTCGCCGCCCGCGCCAAGAAGGTCCAGGAGATGGAGCTCGCGGTGGAGAACGCCGCGGGTGCCAAGGTGCGCGCGGAGAAGGAACTCAACGCGAAGCTGGCTGCCGCCGAGGCCAAGGCCACCGACGCCTCCACCAAGCTCGCCACCGCCCTCAAGGAGCGCAAGGAGCTGGAGGCCAAGCAGCAGAAGGAGCTCGAGGATCTCGCCGTCCGTCAGAAGGCGGAGCTGGAGCGTCGCGAGGCGCTCAAGGCCCAGGAGATCGCGCGCCTGCAGCAGTCCGTGCAGGAGAAGAGCAAGGCCCTCAAGGTCGCCGAGCTGGAGCTGGCCCGCTTCAAGACGAAGGGCGGCGCCGCCCCCAACACGGTGAAGCCGGCCGCCACCAGGCCCCCGGTGGAGGATGACGATCTGCTGGCCACCCAGCAGGCCGTTCCCACCATCGCTCCCGCGGCGCCCCGGGCCGCTCCCGCGGCTCGTCCCGGCGCCAAGCCCGCCGCGGGTGCCACCGCGAAGCGTCCCGCTCCGGCTCCGGCTCCCTCGCTCGCCGATGACGAGAGCGCCCCCGAGCGCACCATGATCATGCCGGTGCCCGGCGCCGCCGCCGAGGACGAGGCCGACTGGACGTCGCTCGTGGACGAGCTGGACAAGTAA
- a CDS encoding DHH family phosphoesterase — protein MPATPTANGRKMSGGGETEPPPPRLATLPARAKLERMIQVARGHKKALVLTHDNPDPDSLASAVALAQLLRERADVAEARVAYSGLIGRAENIALVKVLRLPVVPISQVDLDEYDLLGLVDTQPPTGNHAVPPRLRREVDIIIDHHPLRDESLEAPFADVGGDYGSTSTMLVEYLRAARLEPSTEVATALFYGLKADTRDLGRETTPTDIDTYLWLFPRADKQLLGQIEHPELPARYFQMYHTAYERAKVYGDTAIVTDLKEVYSPDMVAEVAERLMFLEGMKWSLAYATFRNQLFLSLRVKDRRMNAGRLIREICGDYGGSAGGHGSMAGARIPLSGRANQRKAIKRELVHRFLDAFGVADERPVALLSAPSP, from the coding sequence ATGCCCGCGACCCCCACAGCCAATGGCCGGAAGATGTCCGGAGGTGGAGAAACCGAGCCTCCGCCACCGCGTCTGGCGACCCTCCCCGCTCGAGCGAAGTTGGAGCGGATGATTCAAGTGGCCCGAGGGCACAAGAAGGCCCTCGTGCTCACCCACGACAACCCGGATCCCGACTCGCTCGCTTCCGCGGTGGCCCTGGCCCAACTGCTGCGCGAGCGGGCGGACGTGGCCGAGGCGCGCGTGGCCTACAGCGGACTCATCGGCCGCGCGGAGAACATCGCGCTGGTGAAGGTGCTGCGCCTGCCCGTGGTGCCCATCTCCCAGGTCGACCTGGACGAGTACGATCTGCTCGGGCTGGTGGACACGCAGCCGCCCACGGGCAACCACGCGGTGCCGCCCCGGCTGCGCCGCGAGGTGGACATCATCATCGACCACCACCCCCTGCGCGACGAGAGCCTGGAGGCCCCCTTCGCGGACGTGGGCGGCGACTACGGCTCCACCTCGACGATGCTCGTGGAGTACCTGCGCGCCGCGCGCCTGGAGCCCTCGACGGAGGTGGCCACCGCGCTCTTCTACGGCCTGAAGGCGGACACGCGCGACCTGGGGCGCGAGACGACCCCGACGGACATCGACACGTACCTGTGGTTGTTCCCCCGGGCGGACAAGCAGTTGCTCGGGCAGATCGAACACCCGGAGCTGCCCGCGCGCTACTTCCAGATGTACCACACGGCCTACGAGCGGGCGAAGGTGTACGGGGACACGGCGATCGTCACGGACCTCAAGGAGGTCTACTCGCCGGACATGGTGGCCGAGGTGGCCGAGCGCCTGATGTTCCTCGAGGGGATGAAGTGGTCGCTGGCGTACGCCACGTTCCGCAATCAGCTCTTCCTGTCCCTGCGGGTGAAGGACCGGCGGATGAACGCGGGCCGGCTCATCCGGGAGATCTGCGGGGACTACGGCGGCTCGGCCGGAGGCCACGGCAGCATGGCGGGCGCGCGCATTCCGTTGTCGGGCCGCGCCAACCAGCGCAAGGCCATCAAGCGCGAGCTGGTGCACCGCTTCCTCGATGCCTTCGGGGTCGCGGACGAGCGGCCGGTGGCGCTCCTGTCGGCGCCCTCGCCGTGA
- a CDS encoding AAA family ATPase, producing the protein MSLPPPPTDTHTLRGVEDAATRLEQVGYLASPEIATASFLADRLAKPILVEGPAGVGKTELARALARALGREFIRLQCYEGLDETKALYEWEYAKQLLYTQLLKDKIGELVQGAGTLGEAAERLAASDAVFFSERFLLPRPVLQALRSERPALLLVDEIDKADPEFEAFLLEVLSDNAVTIPELGTLEARHVPRVVLTSNNARELSDALKRRCLHLHIGFPDRERELRIIRQRLPEVSQTLATQVVEAVAALRELDLKKSPSISETLDWVRGLALLNAEVLSAELVAATLNLVLKHESDLEKAREQLARIAQA; encoded by the coding sequence GTGAGCCTCCCCCCCCCTCCGACCGACACCCACACGCTGCGCGGCGTGGAAGACGCGGCGACGCGGCTCGAGCAGGTGGGCTACCTGGCCTCGCCGGAGATCGCCACGGCGAGCTTCCTGGCGGACCGGCTGGCCAAACCCATCCTGGTGGAGGGCCCGGCGGGAGTGGGCAAGACGGAGCTGGCGCGGGCGCTCGCGCGGGCGCTGGGTCGCGAGTTCATCCGCCTGCAGTGCTACGAGGGGTTGGACGAGACCAAGGCGCTCTACGAGTGGGAGTACGCCAAGCAGCTGCTCTACACCCAGTTGCTCAAGGACAAGATTGGCGAGCTGGTCCAGGGAGCGGGCACCCTGGGCGAGGCGGCCGAGCGGCTGGCGGCGAGCGACGCGGTGTTCTTCTCCGAGCGCTTCCTGCTGCCGCGGCCGGTGCTCCAGGCGCTGCGCTCGGAGCGGCCGGCGCTGCTGCTGGTGGACGAGATCGACAAGGCGGATCCGGAGTTCGAGGCCTTCCTGCTGGAGGTGCTGTCGGACAACGCGGTGACGATTCCCGAGCTGGGCACCCTGGAGGCGAGGCACGTGCCGCGGGTGGTGCTCACGTCGAACAACGCGCGGGAGCTGTCGGACGCGCTCAAGCGGCGCTGCCTGCACCTGCACATCGGCTTTCCGGACCGCGAGCGCGAGCTGCGCATCATCCGCCAGCGCCTGCCCGAGGTGTCCCAGACGCTCGCCACCCAGGTGGTGGAGGCGGTGGCGGCGCTGCGCGAGCTGGACTTGAAGAAGTCGCCCTCCATCAGCGAGACGCTCGACTGGGTGCGCGGCCTCGCCCTGCTCAACGCGGAGGTGCTGTCGGCGGAGCTGGTGGCGGCGACGTTGAACCTGGTGCTCAAGCACGAGTCGGACCTCGAGAAGGCCCGGGAGCAGCTCGCGCGCATCGCCCAGGCCTGA
- a CDS encoding branched-chain amino acid transaminase produces MSSTSSSVLRSDRIWLDGKMVKWDEGQVHVMTHALHYGLGCFEGIRAYRTHDGRLAIFRLQEHIDRLFDSAHICMMKMPFTREQVAEACLDLLRAQKELFANGAYLRPIVFMGDGAMGLGAINPTRVAVTAWDWGAYLGDKGIREGIRAKVSSFTRMHVNVNMVRGKITGQYVNSILAKREAVLGGYDEAILLDISGFVAEASGENLFLVNKKGIIKTPPLSSPILDGITRDSVLKILRDSGREVEEVTVTRDALYICNEVFFTGTAAEITPVREVDDRMVGTGKPGPITQYVQETYFRAVRGLEPRYTHWLTYI; encoded by the coding sequence ATGAGTTCCACCTCCTCCAGTGTGCTGCGCTCCGACCGGATCTGGCTCGACGGCAAGATGGTCAAATGGGACGAGGGCCAGGTGCACGTCATGACCCACGCCCTGCACTACGGGCTGGGCTGCTTCGAGGGCATCCGCGCCTACCGCACGCATGACGGCCGGCTGGCCATCTTCCGCCTGCAGGAGCACATCGATCGGCTGTTCGACTCGGCGCACATCTGCATGATGAAGATGCCCTTCACGCGCGAGCAGGTCGCCGAGGCGTGCTTGGATCTGTTGCGCGCGCAGAAGGAGCTGTTCGCCAATGGCGCCTACCTGCGCCCCATCGTCTTCATGGGCGATGGCGCCATGGGCCTGGGCGCCATCAACCCCACGCGCGTGGCCGTCACCGCCTGGGACTGGGGCGCGTACCTCGGCGACAAGGGCATCCGCGAGGGCATCCGCGCCAAGGTGAGCTCCTTCACCCGCATGCACGTCAACGTCAACATGGTGCGCGGGAAGATCACCGGCCAGTACGTCAACTCCATCCTCGCCAAGCGCGAGGCGGTGCTCGGCGGCTACGACGAGGCCATCCTCCTGGACATCAGCGGCTTCGTCGCCGAGGCCTCCGGCGAGAACCTCTTCCTCGTCAACAAGAAGGGCATCATCAAGACGCCCCCCCTCTCCTCCCCCATCCTCGACGGCATCACCCGCGACTCGGTGCTGAAGATCCTGCGCGACTCGGGCCGCGAGGTGGAGGAGGTCACCGTCACCCGCGACGCCCTCTACATCTGCAACGAGGTCTTCTTCACCGGCACCGCCGCGGAAATCACCCCCGTGCGCGAGGTGGACGACCGCATGGTGGGCACCGGCAAGCCCGGCCCCATCACCCAGTACGTCCAGGAGACGTACTTCCGCGCCGTCCGGGGCCTGGAGCCGCGCTACACGCACTGGCTCACCTACATCTGA
- a CDS encoding Fic family protein, translating to MKERYQEIDEKNEALRDYLGIYKDKGRDFLERFEMSWIYHDAALEGTVYTQQELVSALFPERSTMDPAMIPVVLEVRNHKAACDYLREEAAATGKKQAQITLTTIKRIHDLLCGNTPEALATRANIERRDRTEKELAKERERSGYRKDMPLHRTYFHEIAQPAKIQPGLEKLVDYTASAEFREFHPIKQAAVVQHRFMQVFPFTENSGKVGRMLTNLVLLRHGYMPAIIHSIDRQRYYESLRGAEGLFRTLLMDAIENSLDNGIKYFKDMARRYKAIN from the coding sequence GTGAAGGAACGCTACCAAGAGATTGACGAGAAGAACGAAGCGCTGCGCGACTACCTTGGCATCTACAAGGACAAGGGCCGCGATTTCCTGGAGCGCTTCGAGATGTCGTGGATCTACCACGACGCGGCGCTCGAGGGGACGGTGTACACCCAGCAGGAGCTGGTCTCGGCGCTCTTCCCCGAGCGCTCCACCATGGATCCCGCGATGATCCCCGTGGTGCTCGAGGTGCGCAACCACAAGGCCGCGTGCGACTACCTGCGCGAGGAGGCGGCGGCCACGGGCAAGAAGCAGGCGCAGATCACCCTCACCACCATCAAGCGCATCCACGATCTGCTCTGCGGCAACACGCCCGAGGCCCTGGCGACGCGCGCCAACATCGAGCGGCGGGATCGCACCGAGAAGGAGCTCGCCAAGGAGCGCGAGCGCAGCGGCTACCGCAAGGACATGCCCCTGCACCGCACGTACTTCCACGAGATCGCCCAGCCGGCGAAGATCCAGCCCGGACTGGAGAAGCTCGTGGACTACACGGCCAGCGCCGAGTTCCGTGAGTTCCATCCCATCAAGCAGGCGGCGGTGGTACAGCACCGCTTCATGCAGGTGTTCCCCTTCACGGAGAACAGCGGCAAGGTGGGGCGGATGCTCACCAACCTCGTGCTGCTGCGCCACGGCTACATGCCGGCGATCATCCACTCCATCGATCGCCAGCGCTACTACGAGTCCCTGCGCGGCGCGGAAGGCCTGTTCCGCACGCTGCTCATGGATGCCATCGAGAACTCACTCGACAACGGCATCAAGTATTTCAAGGACATGGCCCGGCGCTACAAGGCGATCAACTAG
- a CDS encoding cysteine desulfurase family protein, which yields MIYWDYNAAAPVRPEVATLLSRAFTEGGFGNASSVHRMGREARGRLDAARARVARVLGCEPKEVCFTGSGSEADALALKGVWLGRKEPRKRRVVSTAIEHPSALAALHHLEALGAEVVRLPPDATGQVPREALLEALTPDTLLCSLMWANNETGVVQPVADVSRACRQRGILFHTDAVQAAGKLPLRLSEVDADLLSLSAHKFGGPAGAGVLVVRKGVDVQALTPGHQEAGRRGGTQNVPYAEAFALALELAWQEQPAVAERLGALRDTFEREVRSRLADVTVNGEVAPRVPNTSSLTLEGADGEALLIALDLDGICASSGAACASGTLTPSHVLRAMGLSPARTHATLRFSLGPTTTREEVERVVEALVRHVPRARELNTP from the coding sequence GTGATCTACTGGGACTACAACGCGGCGGCGCCGGTGCGGCCCGAGGTGGCCACGCTGCTGTCGCGGGCCTTCACCGAGGGTGGTTTCGGCAATGCCTCCAGCGTGCACCGGATGGGCCGCGAGGCGAGGGGCCGGCTGGACGCGGCGCGCGCACGGGTGGCCCGGGTGCTGGGCTGCGAGCCGAAGGAGGTGTGCTTCACCGGCTCGGGCTCGGAGGCGGACGCGCTGGCGCTCAAGGGGGTGTGGCTCGGGAGGAAGGAGCCCCGGAAGCGGCGCGTGGTGAGCACGGCCATCGAGCATCCGTCGGCGCTGGCGGCGCTCCACCACCTGGAGGCCCTGGGCGCGGAGGTGGTGCGGCTGCCGCCGGACGCCACGGGCCAGGTGCCACGCGAGGCGCTGCTCGAGGCCCTGACGCCCGACACGCTGTTGTGCTCGCTGATGTGGGCGAACAACGAGACGGGCGTGGTGCAGCCGGTGGCGGACGTGTCGCGCGCGTGCCGTCAGCGCGGCATCCTGTTCCACACGGACGCGGTGCAGGCGGCGGGAAAGCTGCCCCTGCGCCTGAGCGAGGTGGACGCGGACCTGCTCTCGCTCTCGGCGCACAAGTTCGGCGGGCCCGCGGGCGCGGGAGTGCTCGTGGTGCGCAAGGGCGTGGACGTGCAGGCCCTGACGCCCGGGCACCAGGAGGCCGGGCGGCGCGGTGGCACCCAGAACGTCCCCTACGCGGAGGCGTTCGCCCTGGCGCTGGAGCTGGCCTGGCAGGAACAGCCGGCCGTCGCCGAGCGGCTGGGCGCCCTGCGCGACACCTTCGAGCGCGAGGTGCGCTCACGGCTCGCGGACGTGACGGTGAATGGCGAGGTGGCCCCGCGGGTGCCCAACACGAGCAGCCTCACCCTGGAGGGAGCGGACGGCGAGGCGCTGCTCATCGCCCTGGACCTGGACGGCATCTGTGCCTCGTCGGGAGCGGCCTGTGCCTCGGGGACGCTGACGCCCTCGCACGTGCTGCGGGCCATGGGGCTCTCCCCGGCTCGCACCCACGCCACCCTGCGCTTCTCCCTGGGCCCCACCACGACCCGCGAGGAAGTCGAGCGCGTCGTGGAGGCGCTCGTGCGGCACGTGCCCCGGGCCCGTGAGCTGAATACCCCCTAG
- a CDS encoding AAA family ATPase — MRPEYAAPPNPFNLENPTILDIAPPEPKSLEETGLKMGLLSDIALRYLYYQGTATGMDIAQELRLPWPDVMERVVDFLATEKLVDLRGGKGFGRASVDFVLSERGREYARGAIERSTYVGPAPVPIEQYNALITAQTEESPVISREDLVLGLSHLTVSADLMDKLGPAVNSGRSLFLYGPPGNGKTSLAEAISRMFGGEVFIPHCLEIDNQIIKVFDALNHTPVHLESERDAAGRRQTFEMDHRWQLCRRPAVVVGGELTLETLDLIYSPTARFYEAPFQVKANGGMLLIDDFGRQKVHPTDLLNRWIVPLEKRVDFLTLHTGKKFEIPFDQLLVFSTNLDPKELVDDAFLRRIKYKIEVGNPDEEVYREIFAQVCQAAGIPYVDQAVTYLFEHYYRPRNMQMRACHPRDLVQLIRDAARYRQIPPALSKDLLDQACEVFLVSL; from the coding sequence ATGCGTCCCGAGTACGCCGCCCCACCCAACCCCTTCAACCTGGAAAACCCCACCATCCTCGACATCGCTCCGCCGGAGCCGAAGTCGCTGGAGGAGACGGGGTTGAAGATGGGTCTGCTGTCGGACATCGCCCTGCGCTACCTGTACTACCAGGGCACGGCCACGGGCATGGACATCGCCCAGGAGCTGCGCCTGCCCTGGCCGGATGTGATGGAGCGCGTGGTGGACTTCCTCGCCACCGAGAAGCTGGTGGACCTGCGGGGAGGCAAGGGCTTTGGCCGCGCCTCGGTGGACTTCGTGCTCAGCGAGCGGGGCCGGGAGTACGCGCGCGGCGCCATCGAGCGCAGCACCTACGTGGGTCCCGCCCCCGTGCCCATCGAGCAGTACAACGCCCTCATCACCGCGCAGACCGAGGAGAGCCCCGTCATCAGCCGCGAGGACCTGGTGCTGGGCCTGTCCCACCTCACCGTGTCCGCGGACCTGATGGACAAGCTGGGCCCGGCGGTGAACTCCGGCCGCTCGCTCTTCCTCTACGGCCCTCCGGGCAATGGCAAGACGAGCCTGGCGGAGGCCATCAGCCGCATGTTCGGCGGCGAGGTCTTCATCCCCCACTGCCTGGAGATCGACAACCAGATCATCAAGGTCTTCGATGCCCTCAACCACACCCCCGTCCACCTCGAGTCCGAGCGCGACGCGGCCGGTCGGCGGCAGACCTTCGAGATGGACCACCGCTGGCAGTTGTGCCGGCGCCCGGCGGTGGTGGTGGGCGGCGAGCTGACGCTCGAGACGTTGGATCTCATCTACTCGCCCACCGCGCGCTTCTACGAGGCGCCCTTCCAGGTGAAGGCCAACGGCGGGATGCTCCTCATCGACGACTTCGGCCGCCAGAAGGTCCACCCCACGGACTTGCTCAACCGGTGGATCGTCCCCCTGGAGAAGCGGGTGGACTTCCTCACCCTGCACACGGGCAAGAAGTTCGAGATCCCCTTTGATCAGCTGCTCGTCTTCTCCACCAACCTGGACCCCAAGGAGCTGGTGGACGACGCCTTCCTGCGGCGCATCAAGTACAAGATCGAAGTCGGCAATCCCGACGAGGAGGTCTACCGGGAGATCTTCGCCCAGGTGTGCCAGGCGGCCGGCATTCCCTACGTGGACCAGGCGGTCACCTACCTGTTCGAGCACTACTACCGGCCGCGCAACATGCAGATGCGCGCCTGCCATCCGAGAGACCTGGTGCAGCTCATCCGGGACGCTGCCCGCTACCGGCAGATTCCCCCAGCCCTGTCCAAGGACTTGTTGGACCAGGCGTGTGAAGTCTTCCTCGTCAGTCTATAG